In one window of Pseudomonas putida DNA:
- the rep gene encoding DNA helicase Rep, which produces MSRLNPRQQEARDYVGGPLLVLAGAGSGKTSVITRKIAHLIQNCGIRAQYIVAMTFTNKAAREMKERVGTLLRPGEGRGLTVCTFHNLGLNIIRREHQRLGYKPGFSIFDESDIKALLSDIMQKEYSGDDGLDEIKNMIGSWKNDLILPAEALEKARNPREQTAAIVYTHYQRTLKAYNAVDFDDLILLPVKLFQEHTDVLERWQNRVRYLLVDEYQDTNASQYLLVKMLIGMRNQFTVVGDDDQSIYAWRGARPENLMLLKEDYPSLKVVMLEQNYRSTSRILRCANVLIANNPHDFEKQLWSEMGVGDEIRVIRCKNEEAEAERVAMEILTLHLRTNRPYSDFAILYRGNYQAKLIELKLQHHQVPYRLSGGNSFFGRQEVKDLMAYLRLLVNPDDDNAYLRVINVPRREIGSTTLEKLGNYATERGVSMYAASEELGLGEHLDARYTERLQRFKHWLDGVRHKVALEDPIAALHEMVKDIDYENWIRQNTASDKAADFRIGNVWFLIDALKNTLEKDEEGDMTIEDAIGKLVLRDMLERQQEEEENAEGVQMMTLHASKGLEFPYVFIMGMEEEILPHRSSIEADTIEEERRLAYVGITRARQTLAFTFAAKRKQYGEIIDCTPSRFLDELPPDDLAWEGLEDAPVEVKAARGNNALADIRAMLKR; this is translated from the coding sequence ATGTCCCGACTCAACCCCCGGCAACAGGAAGCCCGAGACTACGTCGGCGGCCCTCTATTGGTGCTCGCCGGTGCAGGCTCCGGCAAGACCAGCGTGATCACGCGCAAGATTGCCCACCTCATCCAGAACTGCGGCATCCGTGCCCAGTACATCGTCGCGATGACCTTCACCAACAAGGCCGCGCGCGAGATGAAGGAGCGGGTCGGCACCCTGCTGCGTCCAGGCGAAGGCCGGGGCCTGACGGTGTGCACCTTCCACAACCTGGGCCTGAACATCATCCGCCGGGAACACCAGCGCCTGGGCTACAAGCCGGGCTTCTCGATCTTCGACGAGTCCGACATCAAGGCGCTGCTGTCGGACATCATGCAGAAGGAATACTCCGGCGACGACGGGCTGGACGAGATCAAGAACATGATCGGCTCGTGGAAGAACGACCTGATCCTGCCCGCCGAAGCCCTGGAGAAAGCGCGCAACCCGCGCGAGCAGACCGCCGCCATCGTCTACACCCACTACCAGCGCACGCTCAAGGCGTACAACGCGGTGGACTTCGACGACCTGATCCTGCTGCCGGTCAAGCTGTTCCAGGAGCACACCGACGTGCTGGAACGCTGGCAGAACCGCGTGCGCTACCTGCTGGTCGACGAATACCAGGACACCAACGCCAGCCAGTACCTGCTGGTGAAGATGCTCATCGGCATGCGCAACCAGTTCACCGTGGTGGGCGACGACGACCAGTCGATCTACGCCTGGCGTGGCGCGCGCCCGGAAAACCTGATGCTGCTCAAGGAGGACTATCCCTCCCTGAAAGTGGTGATGCTCGAGCAGAACTACCGCTCCACCAGCCGCATCCTGCGCTGCGCCAACGTGCTGATCGCCAACAACCCCCACGACTTCGAGAAGCAGCTGTGGAGCGAGATGGGCGTGGGCGACGAAATCCGCGTGATCCGCTGCAAGAACGAGGAAGCCGAGGCCGAGCGCGTGGCCATGGAAATCCTCACCTTGCACCTGCGCACCAATCGCCCGTACAGCGACTTCGCCATCCTCTACCGCGGCAACTACCAGGCCAAGCTGATCGAGCTGAAGCTGCAGCACCACCAGGTGCCCTATCGCCTGTCGGGCGGCAACAGCTTCTTCGGTCGCCAGGAGGTCAAGGACCTCATGGCCTACCTGCGCCTGCTGGTCAACCCGGACGACGACAACGCCTACCTGCGGGTGATCAACGTGCCGCGCCGCGAGATCGGCTCGACCACGCTCGAAAAGCTCGGCAACTACGCCACCGAGCGCGGCGTGTCGATGTACGCGGCAAGCGAGGAGCTGGGCTTGGGCGAGCACCTCGATGCGCGCTACACCGAGCGCCTGCAGCGCTTCAAGCACTGGCTCGACGGCGTGCGTCACAAGGTTGCCCTGGAAGACCCGATCGCTGCGCTGCACGAGATGGTCAAGGACATCGACTACGAGAACTGGATCCGCCAGAACACCGCCAGCGACAAGGCGGCGGATTTCCGCATCGGCAACGTCTGGTTCCTGATCGATGCGCTGAAGAACACCCTCGAGAAGGACGAAGAGGGTGACATGACCATCGAGGACGCCATCGGCAAGCTGGTGCTGCGCGACATGCTCGAGCGCCAGCAGGAAGAGGAAGAAAACGCCGAGGGTGTGCAGATGATGACCCTGCACGCCTCCAAGGGCCTGGAATTCCCCTACGTATTCATCATGGGCATGGAGGAAGAAATCCTCCCCCACCGCTCGAGCATCGAAGCCGACACCATCGAGGAAGAGCGCCGCCTGGCCTATGTGGGCATCACCCGCGCCCGTCAGACTCTGGCCTTCACCTTCGCCGCCAAGCGCAAGCAGTACGGCGAGATCATCGACTGCACGCCCAGCCGGTTCCTGGATGAACTGCCGCCGGACGACCTGGCCTGGGAAGGCCTGGAGGATGCGCCTGTGGAGGTGAAGGCGGCGCGGGGCAATAACGCGCTGGCCGACATCCGGGCCATGCTCAAACGCTGA
- a CDS encoding YkgJ family cysteine cluster protein yields the protein MPCNHKIQFLRELIPSFECEPGCHDCCGPVTTSSEEMARLPRKTQAEQDAALERLDCVHLGPQGCTVYEERPLICRLFGTTPRMACPRGRGPQQPIEPEAERLIHGYIASTRQVLV from the coding sequence ATGCCCTGCAACCACAAGATCCAGTTCCTGCGCGAACTCATCCCGTCCTTCGAATGCGAGCCCGGCTGCCACGACTGCTGTGGCCCGGTTACCACATCCAGTGAAGAGATGGCTCGCCTGCCACGCAAGACCCAGGCCGAGCAGGATGCCGCGCTGGAGCGCTTGGACTGTGTGCACCTCGGCCCGCAAGGCTGCACCGTCTATGAAGAGCGCCCGCTGATCTGCCGCCTGTTCGGTACCACGCCGCGCATGGCCTGCCCCCGTGGTCGTGGTCCGCAGCAGCCGATCGAGCCCGAGGCCGAGCGGCTGATCCATGGCTATATCGCCAGCACCCGCCAGGTGCTGGTCTGA
- the dadA gene encoding D-amino acid dehydrogenase, producing the protein MRVLVLGSGVIGTASAYYLARQGFEVTVVDRQPAAAMETSFANAGQISPGYASPWAAPGVPLKAIKWLLERHAPLAIKLTGDVDQYLWMAQMLRNCTANRYAVNKERMVRLSEYSRDCLDELRAETGIAYESRTLGTTQLFRTQAQVDAAAKDIAVLEQSGVPYELLDRDGIARVEPALAGVKDILAGALRLPNDQTGDCQLFTTKLADMAIKLGVEFRFGQNIQRLDHAGDRINGVWIDGKLETADRYVLALGSYSPQLLKPLGIKAPVYPLKGYSLTVPITDADMAPTSTILDETYKVAITRFDNRIRVGGMAEIAGFDLSLNPRRRETLEMIVNDLYPRGGDLSQASFWTGLRPATPDGTPIVGGTAFRNLFLNTGHGTLGWTMACGSGRLLADLIARKKPQISAEGLDISRYGNSRESAGHGSPVSAHQ; encoded by the coding sequence ATGCGAGTTCTGGTACTTGGTAGCGGTGTGATCGGAACCGCCAGTGCCTATTACCTGGCCCGGCAAGGTTTCGAAGTGACGGTGGTCGATCGCCAGCCGGCTGCGGCCATGGAAACCAGCTTCGCCAACGCTGGCCAGATCTCGCCCGGCTATGCCTCGCCCTGGGCCGCGCCAGGCGTGCCGCTCAAGGCCATCAAGTGGCTGCTCGAGCGCCACGCACCGCTTGCCATCAAGCTGACCGGTGACGTCGACCAGTACCTGTGGATGGCGCAGATGCTGCGCAACTGCACCGCCAATCGCTATGCGGTGAACAAGGAGCGCATGGTGCGCCTGTCCGAGTACAGCCGCGACTGCCTCGACGAGCTGCGCGCCGAAACCGGCATCGCCTACGAGAGCCGCACCCTGGGCACCACCCAACTGTTCCGCACCCAGGCCCAGGTCGATGCCGCAGCCAAGGATATTGCCGTGCTCGAGCAGTCTGGCGTGCCTTACGAATTGCTCGACCGCGACGGCATCGCCCGCGTGGAGCCTGCGCTGGCGGGCGTGAAGGACATCCTTGCTGGCGCCCTGCGCCTGCCCAACGACCAGACCGGCGACTGCCAGCTGTTCACCACCAAGCTGGCCGACATGGCCATCAAGCTGGGCGTCGAGTTCCGCTTCGGCCAGAACATCCAGCGCCTGGACCATGCCGGTGACCGTATCAATGGCGTGTGGATCGACGGCAAGCTGGAGACAGCCGATCGCTACGTGCTGGCGCTGGGCAGCTATTCGCCGCAACTGCTCAAGCCGCTGGGCATCAAGGCACCGGTGTATCCGCTCAAGGGCTACTCGCTGACCGTGCCGATCACCGATGCCGACATGGCGCCGACGTCGACCATTCTCGACGAAACCTACAAAGTCGCCATCACCCGTTTCGACAACCGTATCCGTGTCGGTGGCATGGCTGAAATCGCCGGTTTTGACTTGTCGCTGAACCCGCGTCGACGCGAAACGCTGGAGATGATCGTCAACGACCTTTATCCTCGCGGCGGCGACCTGAGCCAGGCCAGTTTCTGGACCGGCCTGCGCCCGGCCACTCCGGATGGCACCCCGATCGTCGGTGGCACCGCGTTCCGCAACCTGTTCCTCAATACAGGTCACGGCACCCTGGGCTGGACCATGGCTTGCGGTTCCGGTCGCCTGCTGGCCGACCTGATCGCGCGCAAGAAGCCGCAGATCAGTGCCGAAGGGCTGGATATCTCGCGCTACGGCAACAGCCGCGAGAGTGCTGGCCACGGTAGCCCGGTATCGGCTCACCAGTAA
- a CDS encoding cupin domain-containing protein yields MDVGERLQAIRKLKGLSQRELAKRAGVTNSTISMIEKNSVSPSISSLRKVLSGIPMSMVEFFSVELAPESPTQIVYKAHELIDISDGAVTMKLVGKSHPNRAIAFLNEVYPPGADTGEEMLTHDGEETGILLEGRLELVVGAETFILEAGDSYYFESTRPHRFRNPFDEPARLISAATPSNF; encoded by the coding sequence TTGGACGTCGGCGAACGACTGCAAGCCATCCGCAAGCTCAAGGGCCTGTCCCAGCGCGAACTCGCCAAACGGGCGGGCGTAACCAACAGCACCATCTCGATGATCGAGAAGAACAGCGTGAGCCCGTCGATCAGCTCCCTGCGCAAGGTGCTGAGCGGCATTCCCATGTCGATGGTCGAGTTCTTTTCCGTCGAGCTTGCGCCGGAAAGCCCCACCCAGATCGTCTACAAGGCCCACGAGCTGATCGACATTTCCGACGGCGCGGTGACCATGAAGCTGGTCGGCAAATCGCACCCCAACCGTGCCATCGCCTTTCTCAACGAGGTTTATCCGCCGGGGGCCGACACGGGTGAAGAGATGCTCACACACGATGGCGAAGAGACCGGAATCCTCCTCGAAGGCCGTCTTGAACTGGTGGTCGGCGCCGAAACCTTCATCCTCGAAGCGGGCGACAGCTACTACTTCGAGAGCACCCGTCCGCACCGTTTCCGCAACCCTTTCGACGAACCTGCCCGCCTGATCAGTGCTGCCACGCCTTCGAACTTTTGA
- a CDS encoding xanthine phosphoribosyltransferase, giving the protein MEALQQKIREEGIVLSDQVLKVDAFLNHQIDPALMQLIGDEFARLFADSGVTKIVTIEASGIAPAVMTGLKLGVPVIFARKHQSLTLTENLLTASVYSFTKQTENTVAISPRHLNSSDRVLVIDDFLANGKASQALISIIKQAGATVAGLGIVIEKSFQGGRAELDSQGYRVESLARVKSLEGGVVTFIE; this is encoded by the coding sequence GTGGAAGCACTGCAGCAGAAGATTCGCGAAGAAGGCATCGTGCTTTCCGATCAGGTTCTCAAAGTCGACGCGTTTCTCAACCACCAGATCGACCCTGCGCTGATGCAACTGATCGGTGACGAGTTCGCCCGCCTGTTCGCAGACTCGGGCGTGACCAAGATCGTCACCATCGAAGCGTCGGGCATCGCCCCGGCGGTGATGACCGGCCTGAAGCTGGGCGTGCCGGTGATCTTCGCCCGCAAGCATCAGTCGCTGACCCTGACCGAGAACCTGCTGACCGCTTCGGTGTATTCCTTCACCAAGCAGACCGAGAACACCGTGGCCATCTCGCCGCGTCACCTCAACAGCAGTGATCGCGTGCTGGTGATCGATGACTTCCTGGCCAACGGCAAGGCTTCACAGGCGCTGATTTCGATCATCAAGCAGGCCGGCGCCACCGTGGCGGGCCTGGGGATCGTCATCGAGAAATCGTTCCAGGGCGGTCGCGCCGAGCTGGACAGCCAAGGCTATCGCGTCGAATCGCTGGCTCGGGTGAAGTCGCTGGAAGGTGGGGTCGTGACCTTCATCGAATAA
- a CDS encoding acetyl-CoA hydrolase/transferase C-terminal domain-containing protein: protein MPHRCSIDQAVDQVLARLPAHIHMGLPLGLGKPNAFVNALYARIRSLPERRLTIYTALSLGRPPLGDGLQRRFLEPFVERVFADYEELDYLADLRNDTLPANIRVEQFFMQPGSLLHSETAQQDYVSSNYSHAARDINAKGLNLIAQIVAATPERPDHLSLACNPDITLDLLPMIAKRRAAGETILMLGQVHAELPYMPGDAELPAQDFDLLIDTPEQRRLFCTPNMPVTLQDHCIGLYASTLVRDGGTLQIGIGAMGDAVAAALLARQDDNDAYRALLEDLDLNPWKTLIEREGGMDAFAQGLYGCSEMFVNGLLALAEAGVVRRPADEQGVLVHGGFFLGTADFYQRLRQMPLEQRKRFAMTAISFINELYGDEALKRRQRRDARFVNTVFGMTLLGAGVADQLEDGRVLSGVGGQYNFVAQGHALEGGRSILLLRSWREAGGEVTSNVFWQYGHCTIPRHLRDIVITEYGIADLRGQTDSEVIARLLAISDSRFQKPLMEQAKKAGKLARDFELSARFTDNTPERLEAIRARYAGLFPEYPLGSDFTPEEQDLLRALNWLKSKFKLSEVLELGKAALDAPEPQAYTAHLVRMGLSEPQGLKEELYQRLLLAGLQAAK from the coding sequence ATGCCCCATCGCTGCTCGATCGACCAGGCCGTCGACCAGGTCCTGGCCCGCCTCCCGGCCCATATCCACATGGGCCTGCCCCTGGGCCTGGGCAAACCCAATGCCTTCGTCAACGCCCTCTATGCCCGCATCCGCAGCCTGCCCGAGCGGCGCCTGACAATCTACACCGCCCTCAGCCTGGGCAGACCGCCGCTGGGTGACGGCCTGCAGCGGCGCTTCCTCGAACCCTTCGTCGAGCGCGTCTTCGCCGACTACGAAGAGCTCGACTACCTCGCCGACCTGCGCAACGACACCCTCCCGGCCAACATCCGTGTCGAGCAGTTCTTCATGCAGCCCGGTTCGCTGCTGCACAGCGAGACCGCCCAGCAGGACTACGTCAGTAGCAACTACAGCCACGCTGCGCGCGATATCAACGCCAAGGGCTTGAACCTCATCGCCCAGATCGTTGCCGCTACGCCCGAGCGTCCGGATCACCTGAGCCTAGCCTGCAACCCCGACATTACCCTCGACCTGCTGCCAATGATCGCCAAACGCCGTGCCGCAGGCGAAACCATCCTCATGCTCGGCCAGGTGCATGCCGAACTGCCCTACATGCCGGGCGACGCCGAACTGCCTGCACAGGATTTCGACCTGCTGATCGATACCCCCGAGCAGCGTCGACTGTTCTGCACCCCGAACATGCCGGTCACCCTCCAGGACCACTGCATCGGCCTGTACGCCAGCACCCTGGTGCGTGATGGCGGCACCCTGCAGATCGGCATCGGCGCCATGGGCGATGCCGTGGCCGCAGCGCTGCTCGCGCGCCAGGACGACAACGACGCCTACCGCGCGTTGCTCGAAGACCTGGACCTGAACCCCTGGAAAACGCTGATCGAGCGTGAGGGTGGTATGGATGCCTTCGCCCAAGGGCTCTACGGCTGCAGCGAGATGTTCGTCAACGGCCTGCTGGCGCTGGCCGAAGCAGGCGTGGTGCGGCGCCCGGCCGACGAGCAGGGCGTGCTGGTGCATGGCGGGTTCTTTCTCGGCACCGCAGATTTCTACCAGCGCTTGCGGCAGATGCCTCTTGAGCAGCGCAAACGCTTCGCCATGACCGCCATCAGCTTCATTAACGAGCTGTATGGCGACGAAGCACTCAAGCGTCGCCAGCGCCGCGATGCGCGCTTCGTCAACACGGTGTTTGGCATGACCCTGCTCGGTGCCGGGGTGGCCGATCAGCTGGAAGATGGCCGGGTGCTCAGCGGTGTGGGCGGGCAGTACAACTTCGTCGCCCAGGGCCATGCACTGGAGGGCGGGCGCTCGATCCTGCTGCTGCGTAGCTGGCGCGAGGCGGGTGGCGAGGTGACGTCGAATGTGTTCTGGCAGTATGGACATTGCACCATTCCCCGGCACCTGCGTGACATCGTGATCACCGAATACGGCATCGCCGATCTGCGTGGGCAGACCGACAGCGAGGTGATCGCACGGTTGCTGGCAATCAGTGACTCACGTTTTCAGAAACCTTTGATGGAGCAGGCCAAGAAGGCCGGCAAGCTGGCGCGGGACTTCGAGCTATCGGCACGCTTCACCGACAACACGCCCGAGCGCCTGGAAGCGATCAGGGCGCGGTATGCGGGGTTGTTCCCCGAGTACCCGCTGGGCAGCGACTTCACGCCTGAGGAGCAGGACCTGCTGCGGGCGCTGAACTGGCTCAAGAGCAAGTTCAAGCTGAGCGAGGTGCTGGAGCTGGGCAAGGCGGCGCTGGATGCGCCAGAACCTCAGGCCTATACGGCGCATCTGGTGCGGATGGGGCTGAGTGAACCGCAGGGGCTGAAGGAGGAGCTGTACCAGCGGTTGCTGCTGGCGGGGTTGCAGGCTGCAAAATAA
- the alr gene encoding alanine racemase codes for MRPARALIDLQALRHNYRLARELSGAKALAVVKADAYGHGAVRCALALETEADGFAVACIEEALELRAAGIKAPVLLLEGFFEASELALIAEHDLWCVVHSLWQLEAIEQTAVRKPLNIWLKLDSGMHRVGLHPKDYHEAYQRLLASGKVARIVLMTHFARADELDASTTEQQVAVFQAARQGLAAECSLRNSPGVLGWPQVPSDWVRPGIMLYGATPFEVEQAAAARLQPVMTLQSRIISVRELPTGEPVGYGAKFTSPRPTRVGVVAMGYADGYPRHAPTGTPVVVAGKRTQLIGRVSMDMLCVDLTEVPEAGIGSPVELWGKQVLASDVAQQAGTIPYQIFCNLRRVPLDYYGE; via the coding sequence ATGCGCCCCGCCCGTGCCCTGATCGACCTCCAAGCCCTCCGTCACAACTACCGCCTGGCCCGTGAATTGTCCGGCGCCAAGGCCCTTGCCGTGGTCAAGGCCGATGCCTACGGCCACGGTGCGGTACGTTGCGCCCTGGCGCTGGAGACCGAGGCTGACGGTTTCGCCGTTGCCTGCATCGAAGAGGCCCTGGAGCTGCGTGCCGCAGGGATCAAGGCTCCGGTGCTGCTGCTCGAAGGCTTCTTCGAGGCCAGCGAGCTGGCGCTGATCGCCGAGCACGACCTGTGGTGCGTGGTGCACTCGCTGTGGCAGCTCGAAGCGATCGAGCAGACCGCTGTGCGCAAGCCGCTGAACATCTGGCTCAAGCTCGACAGCGGCATGCACCGCGTGGGCCTGCACCCCAAGGACTACCACGAGGCCTACCAGCGCCTGCTGGCCAGCGGCAAGGTCGCGCGCATCGTGCTGATGACCCACTTCGCCCGTGCCGACGAGCTCGATGCCTCGACCACCGAGCAGCAGGTCGCCGTGTTCCAGGCCGCCCGCCAGGGGCTGGCCGCCGAGTGCAGCCTGCGCAACTCCCCCGGTGTGCTGGGCTGGCCGCAGGTGCCGAGTGATTGGGTGCGTCCGGGCATCATGCTGTACGGGGCCACGCCGTTCGAAGTCGAGCAGGCCGCAGCTGCGCGCCTGCAACCGGTAATGACCCTGCAATCGCGGATCATCAGCGTGCGCGAACTGCCGACCGGTGAGCCAGTCGGCTACGGTGCCAAGTTCACCAGCCCGCGCCCGACCCGGGTTGGCGTGGTCGCGATGGGTTACGCCGATGGCTACCCACGCCACGCGCCCACCGGCACCCCGGTGGTGGTCGCCGGCAAGCGTACTCAACTGATTGGTCGGGTCTCGATGGACATGCTCTGCGTCGACCTCACCGAAGTGCCCGAAGCGGGTATCGGCAGCCCGGTCGAGCTGTGGGGCAAGCAGGTCCTGGCCAGTGACGTGGCGCAACAGGCGGGCACCATTCCCTACCAGATCTTCTGCAACCTGCGGCGCGTGCCATTGGATTATTACGGCGAATGA
- the dadR gene encoding transcriptional regulator DadR, whose translation MRTQHQSKRELDKIDRNILRILQNDGRISFTELGEKVGLSTTPCTERVRRLEREGIIMGYNARLNPQHLKGSLLVFVEISLDYKSGDTFEEFRRAVLKLPHVLECHLVSGDFDYLVKARISEMASYRKLLGDILLKLPHVRESKSYIVMEEVKESLCLPIPD comes from the coding sequence ATGAGAACCCAACACCAAAGCAAACGTGAACTGGACAAGATCGACCGCAACATCCTGCGCATCCTGCAGAATGACGGGCGTATCTCCTTCACCGAGCTGGGCGAGAAAGTCGGGTTGTCCACCACCCCCTGCACCGAACGTGTCCGCCGCCTGGAACGTGAGGGCATCATCATGGGCTACAACGCCCGCCTCAATCCGCAACACCTCAAGGGCAGTCTGCTGGTGTTCGTCGAGATCAGCCTGGACTACAAGTCCGGCGACACCTTCGAAGAGTTCCGCCGCGCCGTCCTCAAGCTGCCGCATGTGCTGGAGTGCCACCTGGTGTCGGGAGACTTCGACTACCTGGTGAAGGCGCGCATTTCCGAGATGGCCTCGTACCGCAAGCTGCTGGGCGACATCCTGCTCAAGCTGCCGCATGTGCGCGAATCGAAGAGCTACATCGTGATGGAAGAAGTCAAAGAGAGCCTCTGCCTGCCAATTCCGGACTGA
- a CDS encoding c-type cytochrome — MLAVPAAVFALWALNASAATNDDIAKRLEPVGQVCVQGQECKGMEVAVSAGGGGAKTPDEIIAKHCNACHGTGLLNAPKIGDTAAWKERADHQGGLDGILAKAITGINAMPPKGTCADCSDEELKGAIKKMSGL, encoded by the coding sequence ATGCTGGCCGTACCAGCAGCCGTATTCGCCCTCTGGGCACTCAATGCAAGCGCTGCGACCAACGACGACATCGCCAAGCGCCTGGAGCCGGTGGGGCAGGTGTGCGTCCAGGGCCAGGAGTGCAAAGGCATGGAAGTGGCCGTATCGGCCGGTGGCGGTGGCGCCAAGACACCCGACGAAATCATCGCCAAGCACTGCAATGCCTGCCATGGCACGGGCCTGCTGAACGCGCCGAAGATCGGCGACACGGCGGCCTGGAAAGAGCGCGCCGATCACCAGGGCGGCCTCGACGGGATTCTGGCCAAGGCCATCACCGGCATCAACGCCATGCCGCCCAAGGGCACCTGCGCCGACTGCTCGGATGAGGAGCTCAAGGGGGCGATCAAGAAGATGTCCGGGCTGTAG
- a CDS encoding NAD(P)/FAD-dependent oxidoreductase: MIHSAQHAASYYAASSAPQPDYPSLEGEHSADVCIVGGGYSGLNTAIELAERGFSVILLEARKIGWGASGRNGGQLIRGVGHDVEQFLPVLGEDGVRSLKLMGLEAVEIARQRIERHAIACDLTWGYCDLAYKPAELDGFAENAEELRSLGYRHEVRVVPASEIRSVVGSDSFVGGLVDMGSGHLHPLNLALGEAAAAERLGVKLHEGSAVTRIDYGPQVQVHTARGRVRASTLVLCTNAYHNDLNRELGGKVLPAGSYIIATEPLGEARARQLLPQNMAVCDQRVALDYFRLSADHRLLFGGACHYSGRDPKDIGAYMGPKMLKVFPQLAGVRIDYQWGGMIGIGANRLPQVGRLASHANVYYAQAYSGHGLNATHLAGRLLGEAISGQQAGRFDLFAKVPHATFPGGKHLRSPLLALGMLWYRLKELL, translated from the coding sequence ATGATCCACAGCGCGCAGCACGCCGCCTCCTACTATGCCGCCAGCAGCGCGCCGCAACCGGACTACCCCAGCCTCGAAGGCGAGCACAGCGCCGATGTGTGCATCGTCGGCGGCGGTTACTCGGGCCTGAATACCGCCATCGAGCTGGCCGAGCGCGGCTTCTCGGTGATCCTGCTCGAAGCCCGCAAGATCGGCTGGGGCGCCAGCGGTCGCAATGGCGGGCAGTTGATCCGCGGCGTTGGCCACGATGTCGAGCAGTTCCTGCCAGTGCTCGGCGAGGATGGCGTGCGCAGCCTCAAGCTGATGGGCCTGGAGGCCGTGGAGATCGCACGTCAGCGTATCGAGCGCCACGCCATCGCCTGCGACCTGACCTGGGGTTACTGCGACCTGGCATACAAGCCCGCCGAGCTGGACGGCTTCGCTGAAAATGCCGAAGAGCTGCGCAGCCTGGGCTACCGCCACGAGGTCCGCGTGGTGCCCGCGTCCGAGATCCGCAGCGTGGTCGGATCCGACAGCTTCGTCGGCGGCCTGGTCGACATGGGCTCGGGCCACCTGCATCCACTCAACCTGGCCCTGGGCGAAGCGGCCGCCGCCGAGCGCCTGGGCGTGAAGCTGCACGAGGGTTCGGCAGTAACCCGCATCGACTACGGCCCGCAAGTCCAGGTGCACACGGCGCGGGGCCGCGTGCGCGCCAGTACGCTGGTGCTGTGCACCAACGCCTACCACAACGACCTCAACCGCGAACTGGGCGGCAAGGTGCTGCCCGCCGGCAGCTACATCATCGCCACCGAACCCCTGGGCGAAGCACGTGCCCGCCAGTTGCTGCCACAGAACATGGCCGTGTGCGACCAGCGCGTGGCGCTGGATTACTTCCGCCTGTCCGCCGACCACCGCCTGCTCTTCGGCGGCGCCTGCCACTACTCCGGACGCGACCCGAAGGACATCGGCGCCTACATGGGCCCGAAGATGCTCAAGGTGTTCCCGCAGCTGGCCGGCGTGCGCATCGACTACCAGTGGGGCGGCATGATCGGCATCGGTGCCAATCGCCTGCCGCAGGTCGGGCGCCTGGCCAGCCATGCCAACGTCTATTACGCCCAGGCCTACTCCGGCCACGGCCTGAACGCCACGCACCTGGCCGGACGCCTGCTGGGCGAGGCCATCAGCGGCCAGCAGGCGGGGCGCTTCGACCTGTTCGCCAAGGTACCGCACGCGACCTTCCCTGGCGGCAAGCACCTGCGCTCGCCGCTGCTGGCGCTGGGGATGCTCTGGTACCGACTCAAGGAGCTGCTCTGA